The genomic region CGTTCCTGCTTCCGCTGATCTTTCTGGTCGGGAAGGACTCGAACCGTCCGCTGCGGGGAATTGTCGTGCTGCTCGCGGGTGTGTGCTTGCCGTGGCTACCCGTTTTCGTCGTCTATGCGCAAGCCGGAGCGCTGGCCTGGACATGGGACTCGTGGGTGCGCTATCCGATCACGTACTCGAGTGACACGGGCATTCTCGGTTTCCTTGATGCGCTCTACCTGAACCTGACCGATTTTGCAACGCAGGCCACCATTCCTTTGGCCGCCGCTATCGGAGGCGGCATTGTCGTCTGGCGGAGTCCGAAAGATCGCGGCCGATCCTTTCTCTTCTGGATGACGCTCGCATCCGTGCTGGCGCTGTTTTCCGGATCGCGATTCTTCGGTCACTATTGGATTCAAATCTATCCGGTCCTCGCGCTGCTCGGCGTTCCGGCCTGGTTCACTCTGTGGCGGGGCACGCGGATTTATCGGCTTCTGCTGGTCGGAGCGATTGCCATTGGCGGACTGGTGGCGACGCTGCATTTTCCGACCTGGCGACTCTGGGATCACTATGCGCCGCCGCGCGGCGTGGCCTTCTTTCACCTCGGCAAGGAATCGCTCGAAATCAAGACCGCCGAATTTGTTCGTGCGAATACCGAGCCGGATGAGACCATCGTCGTCTGGGGATACTGTCCGCAGATTTACTACCATGCCGACCGGCTGCCGGGCGTCCGCGATTACCTTTGCCAGTACATCACCGGCTACTCGCCGGGATCGTTCGATCCGTTTTCGCAGCGCGCCCCGCGATCCTGCGGTCATATCCGGGCCGAGGAGATGTTCGTCGAGGATTTGGAGCGACGCCGGCCCAAATACGTTTTCGATCTTGTGCAAGTCTACGACTACACGTTCCCCTTCATAAAATACTCGATCCGCAGTTACCCGATGCTGGCCGACTACATGCGGCGGCGCTACCTGCCCGAGGGCAGGATCGGCGACGTGCTCGTCTATCGTCGTCGCACTCCCGCCGACACGTGGTGGCCTTCCCAAGAAGACGTCAAGTAGCCCTTTCTGGAGATGCCATGACCGATCCCCGTTCAGAAAAACTCATCGAGCGCTTTCCGGAGATTTCTCATATCACCGACGCCGGCATCCGCGCCAAGACCGTATCCGCTTTTCTCGAAGCCATGAGTCTGGGCGGATGGACCCTCGATGATCTCGACCGTATTCCGTTCACTCTGTTGATTCCCAACTGTCCGGTGAGCCTGCTGACGCATATGCGCTCGGTCGTGCAAACGGCGCTGCGAATCGCCGAAGTCCTCGACGGTCACTACAATCGCTACTATCAGGTGGATCGCGACGTCATGCTGTCGGGAGCGGTCTTACACGACGTCGGCAAGCTTATGGAATACGCCGAAACCGAAAAAGGATTCGTAAAAAGCCACGTCGGCAAGATCATGCGCCACCCGTTCTCGGGAGCCGCTCTGGCAATGAAGCACGGACTCCCCGACGAAGTACAGCACATCATCGCCACCCACGCTCACGAAGGCGACGACGGCTACCGCACCCCCGCCTCCGTCATCGTCCACCACGCCGACTTCATCAACTTCGAGCCCTTACGCGATCTACTGAAGTAACGGCGGTATTGCCGCTTGTCTTGGTAGTGCCGCACGGCAGTGCGCCATAGGAAATTGCCCTACACATGCCGAAATCTGTTCGTCTGCCACATTATAATTACGGGACAACAGGTGGTTATTTCCTAACCCTCTGCACGCACAACAAAGAATGTCAGTTTGGTGTAGTAGCGGACGGAATCCCATGTTTGAATGAATATGGACGAATCATCGAGAGGGAGTGGAAACGTTCTGCGGAAATCCGCAAGGAACTCGGATTCGGTGATTTTGTGATCATGCCG from bacterium harbors:
- a CDS encoding glycosyltransferase family 39 protein, which codes for MKDSRAIPRLVAWLIIILGMLACRAGFLEDVIYNIDEAEYAVAADALDHGWLPGVDLLGSTKPPGIAVLFNLLFHIFGRSMAVIHVAHVILMIGAGILLVELAIALWSATAAVPAALLFWMVLNSFNLPHEIIALNVESPGILLILGAFLLVWAPSRSRWRILLGGILAGAAILFRQSLGAFLLPLIFLVGKDSNRPLRGIVVLLAGVCLPWLPVFVVYAQAGALAWTWDSWVRYPITYSSDTGILGFLDALYLNLTDFATQATIPLAAAIGGGIVVWRSPKDRGRSFLFWMTLASVLALFSGSRFFGHYWIQIYPVLALLGVPAWFTLWRGTRIYRLLLVGAIAIGGLVATLHFPTWRLWDHYAPPRGVAFFHLGKESLEIKTAEFVRANTEPDETIVVWGYCPQIYYHADRLPGVRDYLCQYITGYSPGSFDPFSQRAPRSCGHIRAEEMFVEDLERRRPKYVFDLVQVYDYTFPFIKYSIRSYPMLADYMRRRYLPEGRIGDVLVYRRRTPADTWWPSQEDVK
- a CDS encoding HD domain-containing protein, which produces MTDPRSEKLIERFPEISHITDAGIRAKTVSAFLEAMSLGGWTLDDLDRIPFTLLIPNCPVSLLTHMRSVVQTALRIAEVLDGHYNRYYQVDRDVMLSGAVLHDVGKLMEYAETEKGFVKSHVGKIMRHPFSGAALAMKHGLPDEVQHIIATHAHEGDDGYRTPASVIVHHADFINFEPLRDLLK